One Persephonella sp. genomic region harbors:
- a CDS encoding type III pantothenate kinase, translated as MIVGIDIGNTTVEIGFITDISNIKSYKLKTDHQKTVDDWFIDFHQILSIEKFPKIKNFVISSVVPVVEKRISAALEKTKLANVLFLGKDIEIPIKNNYKNPEEVGIDRLVNACATVKKHGAPAVVVDFGTAITFDVVNDKGEYEGGAIFPGIDASIQALFSKTAKLPAVNIENVERVVGKTTTESIQAGIYFGYLSIIEGMVEKINNEYDYEHKLVITGGNGDIISKGLKVEHIYDRYLSMEGIYLIYNSCFL; from the coding sequence ATGATAGTAGGCATAGATATAGGAAACACCACAGTTGAGATAGGTTTTATAACTGATATATCAAATATAAAAAGCTACAAACTAAAAACAGACCATCAAAAAACAGTTGACGACTGGTTTATAGATTTTCATCAAATTTTAAGTATAGAAAAGTTTCCCAAGATTAAAAATTTCGTGATATCTTCAGTTGTTCCTGTAGTTGAAAAAAGAATTAGCGCAGCTTTAGAAAAAACAAAACTGGCAAATGTCCTGTTTTTAGGTAAAGATATAGAAATTCCAATAAAGAATAATTACAAAAATCCTGAAGAGGTAGGTATTGATAGATTAGTCAATGCGTGCGCTACTGTTAAAAAACACGGTGCACCGGCAGTTGTTGTGGATTTTGGAACGGCAATTACATTTGATGTGGTTAATGATAAAGGAGAATATGAAGGAGGGGCGATTTTCCCCGGTATAGATGCCAGTATTCAAGCTTTGTTTTCAAAAACAGCAAAACTTCCGGCGGTGAATATAGAAAATGTTGAAAGAGTTGTAGGGAAAACAACTACAGAAAGTATTCAGGCAGGTATTTATTTTGGATACTTATCCATTATTGAAGGAATGGTTGAAAAAATAAATAATGAATATGATTATGAACATAAACTTGTTATAACCGGAGGGAATGGGGATATTATCTCAAAAGGACTAAAAGTTGAACATATATACGACCGTTATCTCTCTATGGAAGGTATTTACCTTATATACAATAGTTGCTTTTTATAA
- a CDS encoding pyridoxine 5'-phosphate synthase yields the protein MKLGVNIDHIATIREARKTYEPDPVKGALIAQDAGADQITFHLREDRRHIQDEDVIRLRCTIKRIPLNMEMAPTEEMKNIAIDIKPERVTLVPEKRQEITTEGGLDVSGMEDYLKDFVKELKENGINVALFIDPEEDQIYASIRVGADAVELHTGEYANATSDEKIKKELERLKKAAKYAKEKGLKVFAGHGLTYTNVQPVAAIEEIEELNIGHSIIANSVFMGLDEAVRKMKKLMLEARQEL from the coding sequence ATGAAGCTCGGAGTGAATATAGACCATATTGCAACAATCAGAGAAGCAAGAAAAACCTATGAACCTGACCCTGTAAAAGGAGCTCTTATTGCACAGGACGCTGGAGCTGACCAGATAACATTTCATCTGAGGGAAGATAGAAGGCATATTCAGGATGAAGATGTGATTAGATTAAGATGCACAATCAAAAGAATTCCTCTTAATATGGAGATGGCTCCTACAGAGGAGATGAAAAACATTGCAATTGATATAAAACCTGAAAGGGTTACCCTCGTTCCTGAAAAAAGACAGGAGATTACAACAGAAGGCGGTCTTGATGTTTCAGGTATGGAAGATTATTTAAAAGATTTTGTTAAAGAATTAAAGGAAAACGGTATAAATGTTGCTCTGTTTATTGACCCGGAAGAAGACCAGATATACGCTTCTATTAGAGTAGGTGCAGATGCTGTTGAACTCCATACCGGAGAATATGCAAATGCAACTTCAGACGAAAAGATAAAAAAAGAATTGGAAAGATTAAAAAAGGCTGCAAAATATGCCAAAGAAAAAGGCTTAAAAGTTTTTGCCGGCCATGGATTGACATATACCAATGTTCAGCCTGTAGCTGCAATAGAGGAGATAGAGGAGCTTAATATAGGGCATTCAATAATTGCAAATTCTGTGTTTATGGGACTTGACGAAGCCGTCAGAAAAATGAAAAAACTTATGCTGGAGGCAAGACAGGAGTTATAG
- a CDS encoding N-acetylmuramoyl-L-alanine amidase → MLKKILLFLLLTVNVVFAITIKHADHSTFYRVVLQTNKPVKFKTEIISGKILSIKIKEKSKRVNKKLIKNRYIKSLDVLYSKNYTEFIFETTHKIKDFKIHTLKHPYRIVIDFYKKSQKTTTSYEDPIYKLIVQYERKRRYVYSDGKHFRKKIIVIDPGHGGRDPGAIANGLIEKNVNLKIAKRLKRILEKDPRFKVCLTRYTDRYVGLYERTVIAVRKKADLFISIHCNSSPSHSESGTYVYTLNLRGAKSKLARLVEQRENKAVIRYVRVSANPLVNRIVADLAISTTMTEGRTFAYYLRRHLRKVTVFRDIDSANFAVLKTPGIPSVLIETLYLTDKHDAQLLRNDEFLDSFAYSIYDAIVDYFFRE, encoded by the coding sequence ATGCTAAAGAAAATACTGCTTTTTCTATTGCTAACTGTTAATGTTGTTTTTGCTATAACAATAAAGCATGCAGACCATTCTACATTTTACAGGGTTGTTCTCCAGACAAATAAACCTGTAAAGTTTAAAACAGAGATTATTTCAGGAAAGATTCTTTCCATAAAAATAAAAGAAAAAAGCAAAAGAGTAAACAAAAAACTTATAAAAAATCGTTATATAAAAAGCCTTGATGTGCTTTATTCTAAAAACTATACAGAGTTTATCTTTGAGACAACACATAAAATTAAGGATTTTAAAATTCATACTTTAAAACATCCTTATAGGATAGTTATTGACTTTTATAAAAAATCCCAAAAAACAACTACTTCTTATGAAGACCCTATTTATAAGCTTATTGTCCAATATGAAAGGAAACGCAGATATGTATATTCAGATGGTAAACATTTCAGAAAAAAAATTATAGTTATAGACCCGGGACATGGAGGAAGAGACCCAGGGGCAATAGCCAATGGTTTAATAGAAAAAAATGTTAATCTTAAAATAGCAAAAAGATTGAAAAGAATTCTTGAAAAAGACCCGAGATTTAAGGTTTGTTTAACCAGATACACAGACAGATACGTTGGCCTTTATGAAAGGACAGTAATTGCTGTGAGAAAAAAAGCTGACTTGTTTATCAGTATTCACTGTAATTCTTCTCCTTCACATTCAGAATCAGGGACTTATGTTTATACTTTAAACCTGAGAGGAGCAAAATCAAAACTGGCTCGTCTTGTTGAGCAAAGAGAAAATAAAGCAGTTATAAGATACGTTCGGGTTAGTGCAAATCCTCTTGTAAACAGGATAGTGGCAGACCTTGCAATTAGCACAACAATGACAGAAGGAAGAACTTTTGCTTATTATCTCAGGAGACATTTAAGAAAAGTAACCGTATTCAGAGACATAGACAGTGCTAATTTTGCCGTTTTAAAAACTCCGGGAATTCCTTCTGTTTTGATAGAGACACTCTATCTAACAGACAAACATGATGCACAACTGCTAAGGAACGATGAATTTTTAGATAGTTTTGCTTATTCTATTTATGATGCTATTGTTGATTACTTTTTCAGGGAATAG